The genomic segment tctccagaatacagagatcagttcccttggaggaaaaggaAGCTTTTGAGGCTGACTTTGTGGTATTGTACCCCTGCTGAGGTTTCTATctctggtttggtgtagtggttaggagtgcggacttctaatctggtgattctgcactccccacatgcacggcgctgataaagctgttctgaccgagcagtgatatcagcgctctctcagcctcacctccctcatagggtgtctgttgtggggagaggaaagggaaggcgactgtaagacgctttgagactcctttgggtagagaaaagtggcatataagtaccaactcttcttcttcttcttctccagactCCATTCTCAAAACTCCAGGAGTtccggatctggcaacccagaGCCAAGTTGGTGTCGTGGCTAAAAAGCTGCGGTCTctgctctggagaaccaggtttgattccccactcctcctccacgcgcaaccagctgggtgacccagttctcacagagctctctcagcctcccttcctcacagggtatttgttgtgaggagacatgacagtgaatataagctgctttgaaactccttcataggttgccatctctggggcggcaaatacctggagattttgggggtggagctgggagtaggcaagatgtggggcggggaggggccttAATGGCATATAATGCTATGGGATTATATAAAGCTATAGAATATCATGCTATGGAATCATCCCTTTGAAGCAgccatgctctccaggggaattgttctctgtcatctggatccccaggccccacctgtggaCTGGGTGATCCCTAAATTAGGGTATacaaaccgactcttcttcttcagctctgCCCCCCATCTGCCCCCAGCagctgggggtggtgggggtggctgGAAAGCTGACATTCCAGGATTTCAACGGAAACGTCGGATTAATGTTTTCTGAGAACAATGGTGAGGAATGGCATTTGGGACCAGAACCTCACGTTCCAAGTGAGTTTCCTGTCCCGAGAGCCATTTCTCTTTCTTATCAAAATCTCCCCCTTCCAGCTGTCATCACCCCCACCCCTCGTGGGAGAAAAGTCATGATATAATCCGGCTGGGCGGCTGACTTCCGACCGGGGAAACATGCCGCGTGTAGCCCGTTTGCTCCAACTTCTCCAAAATTCCCACTAAATAACACAAATGCAGCAATTTGCAATTTTCAAATGCAGCAGAGTCCTCAACGCCTGTCCGGCGTAGGAGGCCCCTGGCAGGATAAACTGACCTGACTCTGGAtcagctgcagatccctggaaaCGTAAAGCGTAAAACGCGCCTGTCAGCTGGGGCTTCACCAGCAGCCTCCACCTTCTGTGACTGATGCTGTTATCAGAACCTGGCCCTTCCCCAGACGGGGGATTTTCTCCAGTGCAGGTTCTACTTTCAGTTATGGTTCGGGGCCAACAATAAGAGAACAAACAGCATAAAtggaaacaaaaacccagcctGGAAAACAGGTCAGgaccacaaaggttagggataaaaccataTATAGAAACATATAAATGATTTATCATCGGAGCTCAAAGAGTttgaaaaccataaaagaatatcttaaTATCTTCTGGGACGAGTTCAGGCCAAATGTGTTTCAATATATTccccctgtcatgtaaggagttcgtAGTccgaggaagagggcttgcactcgaaagctcacgccctgaataaatctttgttggtcttaaaggtgcccctggactctgatttggtctTCCTAAGAGACTGGTCTTCCTCAGAGATATATAGTTCTACTCAGTTGtacacagttttgtttttttaatttccaaagaGGGTTAAAAATTGCGGGTGACAGAAATCATGAGAAATTAATGCTGCTGTTATCCATATTAGATTGTATACATTGCAATGATATGATTTGCTTGGTTTTGGGGAActcacacagttctccagggcctgcaaaatggaggtcttctgccGGGCACTTGGCCAAGGTCAACATCTACTAGATTCCCAGAAACCCCTCTCACCCAGATATGCCCCCTTTGCGGGGTGATGATCAAAATGTTATGTGTGAACAAATGTCCGTATGTTACGGTTACTGCTGAAGATGCCTCATTGTCAATGATATAGTTACTGaactttattgtattttattgcatgataaatgttctctgtaaactgtcctgagctgcaagggactGCGATATATAcatgctatagaccaggggtggtcaaactgtggccctccagatgtccatggaccttctgcatgtcaagcggAGGATCTCACACTGAGCCACCCCCCCTCTCCATGGCTTTCCAGAATCTCAagccgaggtctttcccatcccctcctgcctggtctttttaactggagatggtggggattgaacctgtgaccttctgcatgccaagcagaggctctggtcACTGAGCCAAGACCCCTTCCCATAAATGTCCTGGGGATAGTCTGGAAAAGTTTGCTTCAGTTTGGGAGCCAGTGTGCTTGCTTTGGATTGCTCACTACTacattcaggtgtgtagctgtgttggtttgaagaagtgtgcatgtacacaaaagctcacgccttgagtagAACTTGGCTCATCTCCAAGGTGCCACAAGATATCAGGGTAGGGCTGGGACTGACAATTACTTAGGAAGCCACAGAAGGGTGAGAAATTCACTCTGTACGTACAAGTGCAGCAGTGGCAGCTGTGAAGGGAATGAAGTAGCTCAGCAGAACTTGGTTGCTACAACAACCGGACTCAAACACTACGGAGAATAAGCCACACGAGGGACACATCCCGGCTCCCTGCAGAGAAAGGGTTTGATATTTTCTGAAAATTTGAGATCCAGAAGCACAATCAGGAACATCCTTGTTTCAGGCAACGTCTTTGAAACTCGGCTGTGCATGCTATTGATCCACAATTAGCTGCGCATGGAATCTGTGCACCATTCATTGACTGGTatgttgtttttcccccctccattttacaaCTTGATCTAAGGATTTCAAGGCCTCCTTCTTAATTCTCCAAGGTATTCTGCTAGATGATATGATACATCTACAATTTAACTCATCGTGGTGAAGgaaaaagtatttgaaaggctgtcacttggaggagggcaggatgctgtttctgctggctgcagaggagaggacacgcagtaatgggtttaaactacaagtacaacgatataggctagatatcaggaaaaagtttttcacagtcagagtacttcagcagtggaataggctgcctaaggaggtggtgagctccccctcactggcagtcttcaagcaaaggttggagacacacttttcttggatgctctaggatgctctgggctgatcctgtgttgagcagggggttggactagatggcctgcatggccccttccaactctatgattctatgattctattatgtgCATTAGGTACTTATACATTAATTAATCATTTATACAAAGTGCTTGAAACCTCTTGCTTCTTGTTATATGGTATTGGGCTATTTAGTTAATGTACCAGAGTTCTATCCAGTCACTGAAGCATAATActgagtgaagtaaataaatctgtGCTAAAAAGGACCATCacgctggtgtagtggttaagagcggtggcttgtGATCTGGCGAGcttgttttgattccctgctcctccccatgcagccagcagggtcacctctgactagtcacagccctgatagtgctgttctgaccaagcagttctctcagggctctctcagctccatcttgctcacagggtgtctgttgtggggagagaaagggtaggtgattgtaagccactttgagactcctttgggtagagaaaagcggcatataagaaccatcccctcttcttcagtcatatcagggctctctcagcctcacctccctcagagggtgtctgttgtggggagcggaagggaaggtgaatgtaagccactttgagactcctgggagagaaaagtggcatataagaaccatctcctcttcttcagtaatatcagagctctctcagcctcacctccctcacagggtgtctgttgtggggagaggaaagggaaggcgaatgtaagccactttgagactcctgggagagaaaagcggcatataagaaccaactcttcagtaatatcagcgctctctcagcctcacctccctcacagggtgtctgttgtggagagaggaagggaaggtgattgtaagccgctttgagactccttcaggcagtgaaaaggggggggggtataaaaacccacttttCTTCTATAAAAATTTAGAAGTGAGAATATATTTGGGGGATCTCCAAGAAAtatatttggacacattttatacgtgtgggagcctcttcattcctattgtttaccaccttataaaaggtaaaggtaaaggtgtcccctgtgcaagcaccgagtcatgtctgacccttggggtgacaccctccagcgttttcatggcagactcaatatggggtggtttgccagtgccttccccagtcatgaccgtttaccccccagcaagctgggtactcattttaccgacctcggaaggatggaaggctgagtcaaccttgagccggctgctgggattgaactcccagcctcgtgggcagagctttcagacggctgccttaccactctgcgccacaagaggctcttaccaccttatagtccccattattacatcacgagtgtatttaaatattagaccactgaagaagacccccaGAGGagttgaaacgcatttggtttTCTGGTTTGTTGTAATTTAGCCATGTGTCAAACTgccttggatttgtgcaatagtgcgtgatatatgttgatcttttaaaatgttacatgTGCTCATGAATTTAAATAGATActtgtatttttaatgtttaatacattctgctgctgctcagacTTTTAGGTTTCTAGTTTGCCACTGGCTGAGCACATGCTACGCTACGGACCCAATGGTGCTTTATAGCTatggggccttcacactgtgattgtttatggggtcttcatacttatgggGCTGGTGGAccgcaagaaagaaaaaagggtgaAACGCATGCTCGGTTTTAAATCTCCAATGTAGAGTTGGCTACCAGCAGGACCTGGGGACCGCAGCCTAGTGGGTCTGCTTTTATTTTTCAGATCCCAAGAGGGAAATGCCGCTCAGGTGCTTCCAAAAACACAACCTGACCAAAGCCAGGCTCTCCGATTCCTTAAACGGCCGGCGCTGGAGGTTCTTGAACGGCAGCCCGGATGACTTCAGAGCCGGCCTCCCTTGTCTAAGCCATAAGGTCCTCCCACAGCCCACCAAGGGGCCGGTCCCGATTCTTCTCCACACCAGACCCGAGGCTCCGCACCAGACCCAGCCGGGATCCAAAAGGATGGTCTCCGAGCCCCAGAGCCGGACCTCCAAACTCAGTCGGCTGCAGCAGGCCAGAAAGGAGACGGTCGCTCAGACAGAGTACTGCCTCAGCAGACACCCGCTGGCCCTCTATCCTCACCTGGCAGAAAGCATCCCTCTAGAGGTAAGATCCTGCATCCACAGACAAGTGAAAAATCCCTACCTGATCGCTTAAAAGGCAGAAGCGGGGCAAGAACAGATCCAAAATGGGATGCAGtcacaattagggttgccaacctccagctggtagCTCTTAAGATGACAAATTATCTGCAGGTAACAGAGATTGGTTCACCcgctggaggggggaaaaaggccAGTTTGGAAGGAgaactctatggtgttatactAGGTCCCTCCTGTCGGGTTCCGTCTGGCAACCAGTCgaggatggggggggaggagggacttaACCCGTAGAAAGAAGGCAGCCTTGCTGGTGtcgaacaggaagtgatgtcatcccaCCTGTAACTTCCTGATAATGCTCTGGTagttgggcaaaagctctatggcaaAACGGGCTTCTGCCATAGTGTTTTTAGCAAAATACCGCTGTGTTGCCTAGAAGTCACGGGCGTGATGACACCAGTTCTGGCGTGATACCGGCAACATGGCCTTCTTCTTTCTACTCGTTAAGTCTCCTCTGCCAGCCAGGGGCTGGGggaccaccacctccaccagtgGGGGTCTGGCAAGCTTAATCATACCCCACTGAAAGGCCTCCAGTCCCCCTCCTTTGGCTTTACCCCCACAATCtctaggtctttcccaacccattccctgaagaagagcaggTGTGATTTGGGTCTCTCTGCAGAGACATTGCAGCTATGCCGGCCCTTCagaattaaaaaatgaacattAAAATATGAACAGGATAATATTCCAGTGTGCTCAAATTGCAATTTCCCTGTTAACAGGGGGAAAGTTTCTTTCATGACTCATGGGGTTGTAACGTGTTTATCAGTGACCGAGTTGCCaagtgtgtgagggagggaattTGTTTTACGAGTCTGTCCTGGATCCAAATAAACTCTGCTTGGATACTTTCGGTCTCCTGAGAAGCTGCTCTGCAGATGGATTTCCACCAGGGAGCCTTTTCTGATTTGTCCTCAGCTTTTCCGAGAAGTTGTGGGTATCCTGGATCCTGAGATGCTCAGTGAAGAAGAGGAAGCTGATTTGGAAAGGGGGGGCCTTGCTCCGTCTGCGTCACAACTTCCGTTGGAgagtaaaagaaaaaggaagacgaAGCCCAAGAAGTCGCATAAGGGGTGAGtggagggaggccagcctccaggtggggcctggggattccccggaatgacagctcatccccagactacagagatcggttctcctAGGGAAACTGGtgggtgttttggaggggggactctagggcACTAAACCCCACAAGATCCCggtcttcttcaggcttcatccccaaatatccaggagtctcccaaccttGACTTGTCTTCCCTACTCATCTAATACCCCGTGGATCTTGCAGCGCTACCCATCTTCGATCAGTAGAGAGTGTCTCTAGCTGGTGACCCGGGTGACTCAGCTTTTTTACACAAAGGTCTGTGCCGTTAGATGAAGTCTGGTTTTTTGAGCACCTATCTAGAAGAAAATGAGGGAAACTCTGAATTTTGAGCCTGAAGAGCCACCCATGTAAatgcaagtgggtagccgtgttggtctgaagcagcacaacaaaacaaaatcagagtccagtggcacctctaagaccaacagaTATACAAGCAATATATATGCTAAAGTTAATATATAAGCAAACATTAATCTTGTtaatggctgtatttggatgttgtgacacagtttactaatttaacaggattaaatgtcatgatggtcagttcatagtctgcggaagagtgcttgcactcgaaagctcatgccttgaataaatctttatttgtcttcaaggtgccactggattttgttttgtttcacccCTGTAAATGTAAGCTGCAGAAAGGTGGCCTTTGATCGCCACCTTGTGGCTGCACTGCAAATTGATCGAGCAATTTCAGAGGGAGTGAAAAATTGAAGAATtcacagggcctttttgcacgccttcaaaatatcacaatggttgctaattgaaaacgctactgatttgccataacgcacgacgtcgtagacaatctgccacacacctgaaaccaatcagcaaaaagcgcttccttgtagcgctttcaggggaatcccaaaaagtggattcaccctccggaaagcgctacactcttgcaaccaatctgcaacactagcgaaaaagacctgtgcgttaacattgttgcggtttctacaaagtccctcctcctgagcctgtcctccaaacttccggcgaagcgatcgccatttttttttctccgagcgagcggggataaacgcaccagcgagcctctttctgtttagaggcttccctggcttcagtccttcccctttagtcactaagcacaaaccacagaaaagcccgtttgttgaaataaagtccctttattttttacacattaattcagccgaaaatcgggcccgcgagaggggggggattttttttttcactcgaggcagcgtggcaacgatcatacgatcaaacgacagctcacattaggcagctggatgggtctctccgttgcaacgaatctatacagattcgttacaatgggtctgtttttttttttaaaacctttcttaaagggaaaggggctgtttgggagcatgctaacggctgcccattggctgcttgacggccaggggcgggacgagcttggcaatagcgcttcctttctagcaatttctgccgagaccggaagcctgtgggaaacgctacaaaacgcaactggattccactacaaaggcaggtatgcataatgatgaattccactattttaaatggcgatttttcattcagtgaccaatttgcaacaaagatcccggtgcgtaaagccccacaaGATTGTACACAGTCAGAAAAATGAGTACTCTGATGTCCCATAAATAAAACATAGTTTTCAAATAATTTGACAGGAGAACAGATCTGGTTTCATCAAATCAATCCCTTTTATCCTAAATGTTCCATATTTTGGATTTCTTTTATATTAGAGTGGGACGGGATAGAGTGAGAGATGGTGAATTTCTAGATGTGATACAGATTCGTTGTATGAGTGATCAATTCATTCATTACGAATGAATGAATTGTATGAATGAATAATTAATTTGAATGATTAATTCAAAATTGTCGCCAATTCTCAAGTTCTTGAAATATCCCACATTCTGAATCTGgagagggcggtctataaatttaaagaagttaaataaagaaatagatgCAAGAGGTATTACTGTAActtagattcagattcagatctttattacggtcatagaccaacaGATCATAGACCAGCAACTTAGATCAAGTCTTAAGGGCACCAAGGAAAACCaacataaaaacagaaaataagatTCTTTATTTGCACTAAGAGTATCAGGTCTCAGATGTGCACAAGGTCCTTTGGACAGAGAGACAGGCATTGGCTAACCACCGCCTCTTACCTCGAAAACTCTAAAGCAAGGGGAGTGTCcatccctgccctacagggtctccATAAATCATTTGTGACTTGGTGGTACTTCTCATGCATGTTGAGTAATGCAAACATCTCTTGCAGCAAGGATCTGAAAAGCAAGGGCCCTTACACGTGGTTCTCCAAACAAGAAGTGGCCGCAAGAGAAAGGGAGGCCAGGCTGCATTACGTTCCTCCCCTCGACGACAGTGTCAAAGAAGCCATTAAGGAGTTTTGCCGAGGGTTGGATTCTCTGGTGAGTCAAATGGCgcctctatgaccgtttatgcactggaggtttcatgccaggctgcaggctggagttttagtcgtggcaggttgctccatctcttcctgcacccacacgggggagcatttggcctggtgctccaGTTCTCAGCCTTCATTTAAGGGGCAACCCCTGATTCATGGCTTACAGGTACGAATCAGGGCCAATTTTGTCGAAAGGTGCAAGATCGGTGGTGTGTTCggttcaacagcatatgaaggatATCTTATGGGAGgctcggaggagatgtgtagttagcatactGAGATTAGagacttcctggtattttccagataaatctcctcctgtgc from the Paroedura picta isolate Pp20150507F chromosome 10, Ppicta_v3.0, whole genome shotgun sequence genome contains:
- the LOC143819465 gene encoding protein FAM47E-like — encoded protein: MESVHHSLTDPKREMPLRCFQKHNLTKARLSDSLNGRRWRFLNGSPDDFRAGLPCLSHKVLPQPTKGPVPILLHTRPEAPHQTQPGSKRMVSEPQSRTSKLSRLQQARKETVAQTEYCLSRHPLALYPHLAESIPLELFREVVGILDPEMLSEEEEADLERGGLAPSASQLPLESKRKRKTKPKKSHKGKDLKSKGPYTWFSKQEVAAREREARLHYVPPLDDSVKEAIKEFCRGLDSLGGEKHTVDEAAILNLFDVHYETKLPMLVPVQVVEPNDLPAELRRGVGAPPPRDGSLALPGSQSKDRPRPKRERVRYGAWYLDPKTWKKQKASEPLEDPQVEDGSIENTRKILAEKDADIMQLHGTHAFKEYLERKGYRIPEFLQQMLAVQNSLGSRTRAAKGSRNKFPRHKELQENSSSMDALG